The following coding sequences lie in one Mucilaginibacter sp. KACC 22773 genomic window:
- a CDS encoding Crp/Fnr family transcriptional regulator, translating into MEPLNELSDLEMLFRILTFISPLSGALRRRFEDFIVSGTYPKKHRLLSEGEIARHIFFICKGSARAFYLDADGREHTTWFMGPGDLMISVYSFYTQQPAAENIELLESSVLLSMTWNELQTIYAEFPEYNYHGRLFTEKYYILSEERGILLRTRKPADRYQLLLKQHPQITQQASLGQIASFLGITPETLSRIRAGRGN; encoded by the coding sequence ATGGAACCTTTAAACGAGCTTTCGGACCTGGAAATGCTTTTCCGGATCCTGACCTTTATTTCCCCGCTCTCAGGCGCCCTGCGCCGGCGATTCGAGGATTTTATAGTCTCCGGGACCTATCCTAAAAAGCACCGGCTGCTGAGCGAGGGCGAGATTGCGCGCCATATTTTTTTCATCTGTAAAGGTTCCGCCAGGGCCTTCTACCTGGATGCCGACGGCCGTGAGCATACCACCTGGTTTATGGGTCCCGGGGACCTGATGATCTCGGTTTACAGTTTCTATACCCAGCAGCCGGCAGCGGAAAATATCGAATTACTTGAATCTTCGGTGTTGTTGTCCATGACCTGGAATGAGCTGCAAACGATCTACGCCGAGTTCCCGGAATACAATTACCACGGCCGGCTGTTCACCGAAAAGTATTACATCCTGTCCGAAGAAAGAGGCATCCTGCTCCGCACCAGGAAGCCCGCGGACCGGTACCAATTGCTGTTGAAACAACATCCCCAAATTACCCAGCAGGCCTCGCTCGGCCAGATCGCGTCTTTCCTCGGTATCACGCCCGAGACACTCAGCCGCATCCGGGCAGGCCGGGGAAATTGA
- a CDS encoding RteC domain-containing protein — protein sequence METTNGHVKLDQLPAGRYTRRLLAALNRELPVNERQAGPDTGIRAVCACRKALDKLRKAMSDLVFSDTAAEIAFFKEVKPLLYSKFIYYVQLYNYRIKMPPGGEAARRSYIGEKLRGIHRFFEDNLYFYQYFRAGSDYLDERYYTRAGAASPVDLQDFAISDQFSTSHDYKLSKIIANEMFQDFLENELLRLDTGVAFQAGQKLFPFAHPAWTASQTDLVELVYALKSSGAVNHGQIEINELIAVFAFVFQAEVHETYHKLLDISRRKKDMFVFLTRLKNSFANFLNDKLA from the coding sequence ATGGAAACAACCAACGGACACGTTAAACTGGACCAATTGCCGGCAGGACGCTACACCCGGCGGCTGCTGGCCGCGCTGAACAGGGAACTGCCTGTTAATGAAAGACAGGCGGGGCCGGATACCGGTATACGGGCGGTGTGCGCCTGCCGGAAGGCGCTGGACAAATTAAGAAAGGCCATGTCGGATCTGGTATTCAGCGATACAGCGGCAGAAATCGCCTTCTTTAAGGAAGTAAAACCGCTGTTGTACAGCAAATTCATTTATTACGTGCAATTGTACAACTACCGCATCAAAATGCCGCCGGGAGGGGAGGCCGCCCGGCGCAGCTACATCGGTGAAAAGCTCCGGGGTATCCACCGTTTTTTTGAAGATAACCTGTATTTCTACCAGTACTTCCGGGCCGGGTCCGATTACCTGGACGAACGTTACTATACCCGGGCCGGGGCGGCGTCACCGGTCGACCTGCAGGATTTTGCCATCAGCGACCAGTTCTCGACGAGTCATGATTATAAGCTGTCCAAGATCATCGCCAATGAAATGTTCCAGGATTTCCTGGAAAACGAACTGCTGCGGCTGGACACGGGCGTTGCTTTTCAGGCAGGGCAAAAGCTGTTCCCTTTTGCGCACCCGGCCTGGACGGCCAGCCAGACCGATCTCGTCGAACTGGTCTACGCCCTGAAATCTTCCGGCGCCGTCAACCACGGGCAAATCGAGATCAATGAGCTGATCGCGGTCTTTGCATTCGTCTTCCAGGCCGAGGTCCATGAAACCTATCATAAGCTGCTGGATATCAGCCGCAGGAAAAAGGATATGTTTGTATTCCTGACACGCCTGAAGAACAGCTTTGCAAATTTTTTAAACGATAAACTGGCCTGA
- a CDS encoding universal stress protein, producing MVAKQTAFTTQLAMLQSPGISYQELRGKDVVSSLNRISKQAGADMLAMTHHQCSFIKSLFTDSTTKKELTHQQIPLLVFPLNYNR from the coding sequence ATGGTAGCGAAACAAACTGCCTTTACCACACAGCTGGCCATGTTGCAAAGCCCGGGTATTTCTTACCAGGAACTCAGGGGAAAAGACGTGGTGAGCAGTTTGAACCGGATCAGCAAACAAGCGGGCGCCGACATGCTGGCCATGACCCATCACCAGTGTTCTTTTATTAAAAGTCTTTTTACCGACAGTACAACAAAAAAAGAACTTACCCATCAGCAAATACCATTGCTGGTATTCCCTTTAAATTACAACCGATAA